TACGCCGGGGTGGCCGCGCACGACGACGGGCCCGACACCTCTCGGTGTCGGGCCCGTCGGGCGACCTGCGCGGGTCATGGTGCCCGGCCGGCACCACGTCTCATGCGTCAGGCGTGGGAACCGGCCTTGCGGCGGCGTACGACGAACACCGCACCGGCGCCGATCGCCAGGGCCGCACCGCTCGCGAGGGCGAGCTGCGACGTGGCGTCGGAGGAGCCCGTGGCGGCGAGGCTACCCACGGGGGTGGACGAGCCGCTCTGCGGCTTGACGTCCGGGGTGTTCGGCTTGGTCGGGCCGGGCGTGGCCTCGCCCTTGCCGGGCTCGCTGCCCACGGCGGCGATCATGAACTCGTAGCCCTCGAGGTCCGGGCTTCCACCACAGCTGCCGTTGTCGTTCCAGTAGTCACCGGCGACGAAGGTGACGCCGTTGCCCGCAGGGGCCGAGGCGTCGACCGCGAGCCGCATCTTCACGTCGACATGGGACCCGCCCTTCAGCGAGCTGATGGGGTCCATGTAGTTCTCGTTGTCGACGTTCTCCCACTTCGAGGAGGAGCCGGAGGACCACTGCAGGTGCACCAGGTCGCCGAGGTCGTTGCGGCCGCTCTTGTCCGTCGCGTGGACGTAGGCGAACGGGAACACCTCGTCCATCGTCCTGTCGGTGCCGTTGGTCACCCGGAGCTTGAAGTTGACCTTCGTGCCGGCGACGACCGTGGACGGCAGACCCGTGACGACCGTGGTGAGCTTCGGCTCGGGGACGCAGTCCTCGTCGTCGTCGCCCTCCTCGGCCGCCTCCTCCTCCGCCTTGGCCAGCGCCTTGTCGGCGGCGTCCTTGTCGGCGAGCGCCGCCTTGGTGGCCTTCTGCGCCTGGTCCAGAGTCCGAGCTGCGCCGACCCGCTCGTCGTCGCGCGCGTCCTGGGCTTCCGTGAGCTTGGCGTCCGCGGCGGTCTTGGCCGTGTCGGCGGACACGGCGTCGGCCTCGGCCTGGGTGAGAGCGGACTCCGCGGCGGTCCTCTCCTCGTCGGTGGACTCCGGGGTGAGGGCGTCGACCACGGCCTGGGCGGCGACGACCGCCTCGTCCGCGGAGGTCTTCGCGGCGGCCGCCGCGTCCGCCTCGGTCTTGGCTTCCGCGGCGGCCAGCGCCAGCGGAGTGGTGTCGGACATGGCGATCTCGACGGCCGCGTAGGCGGCGGTCTCGGCCGCCACGGCGTCGTCGTACACCGCCTTGGCCGCCGCGGCGGCCTTCTTCAGCTCCGCGATGGACGGCTTCTCCTGCGTCTGCGACGCGGGCTTGTCATCGGCGAACGCGGGGGTGACCGACAGCATGAGGGCAGGCGTGGTCACTGCGGCGGCAACTGCTGTGGCAAGAATTCGGCGGATCTTCACGTGAGCCCTTCGAGGTCCGGAAAGAGAAGAAGGGGTCGCAGCAGAGCAGAAATGGGGCAGGCAGGTGCGACTCGAAGTGATCGTAGAGCCGGAGTAGCTGTACACCGTCACGAGTTCTTCACCCTTTTCAACCGGAACAACGCCCCCCGGACGGACAGAAAAGACGAAAGGGCGCAGTTGCTTTCACTTGCTGTGGTTTCGCTGTGAGGAACGCCACATGCGGTGAAGCGGACCCGGAAGCCCCCATGGCCGTCGACCACCGGGCAACAGGCCGTTCTTGCCCTCTCCGGCGGCCCCGCTCCGGTCATCGGGAGCCGGAACAGTCCCTGTACGGCTGAGGCGCACCGCCCGCTCGCGCCGTCGTACCCCGGTACTACGCCGGCCCTCACCTCCCGACCGCGGTCGGACGCCCGCCAGGCGCCGGCTCCGTAGCGTCGACGGCATGATCAGGGCATACGGACTCACCAAACGCTTTGGCGGCACCACCGTCGTCGACGGCCTCGACTTCACCGTCCACCCCGGCACCGTCACCGGCTTCCTCGGCCCCAACGGCGCCGGCAAGTCGACCACCATGCGCATGCTGCTCGGCCTGGACGCCCCCACCAGCGGCCGGTCCACCATCGGCGGGCGCGACTACACCACCCATCCCGCGCCACTCACCGAGGTCGGGGCACTCCTCGAAGCCCGCTCGGTCCACCCCGGCCGCACCGCCCACAACCACCTCATGGCACTCGCCCACACCCATGGCATCCCCCGCAGCCGCGTCGATCACGTCCTGGACCTCACCGGCCTCGCGGGAGTCGCCGACAAGAGGATCAAGGGCTTCTCGCTCGGCATGGGGCAGCGCC
The DNA window shown above is from Streptomyces sp. Alt3 and carries:
- a CDS encoding LAETG motif-containing sortase-dependent surface protein, which produces MKIRRILATAVAAAVTTPALMLSVTPAFADDKPASQTQEKPSIAELKKAAAAAKAVYDDAVAAETAAYAAVEIAMSDTTPLALAAAEAKTEADAAAAAKTSADEAVVAAQAVVDALTPESTDEERTAAESALTQAEADAVSADTAKTAADAKLTEAQDARDDERVGAARTLDQAQKATKAALADKDAADKALAKAEEEAAEEGDDDEDCVPEPKLTTVVTGLPSTVVAGTKVNFKLRVTNGTDRTMDEVFPFAYVHATDKSGRNDLGDLVHLQWSSGSSSKWENVDNENYMDPISSLKGGSHVDVKMRLAVDASAPAGNGVTFVAGDYWNDNGSCGGSPDLEGYEFMIAAVGSEPGKGEATPGPTKPNTPDVKPQSGSSTPVGSLAATGSSDATSQLALASGAALAIGAGAVFVVRRRKAGSHA